One genomic window of Eggerthella timonensis includes the following:
- a CDS encoding EAL domain-containing protein — MGATAAVTREVAHDDRAMRTRFHELISTGEPFGVLAFGVDNFDRINNLFSYEFGDRVLESIADLMAELASDGAETFRFDGDCFGTVVPSVVDADDLQTLFDRTLAATSAGFTIDNASIAFGITGCACLYPANGRSAEELFRNLHIALIDAKRSGRSTCTTCTDALCAASRKTLLLMETLQGCIADDYKGFSVLYQPFVDTRSDEVHGCEALMRWNDEQFPEGVRPFEFIPYLEESGLITAVTTWLMDVTFAQAARWIEHDPAFIMNINLSKYVLDDPEFKFCILKAAKTHQVDPHNIMLELTESGMITDAAGLGDTFDFLRSQGFGVAFDDFGTGYASLNLFRVIAADELKIDRTFLDRITYDVNDQRIVSHIIDLSHSMNLSVCVEGVETEEVLAIVQSMGADYIQGFFYDRPLDAQTFEQRYLRGEAQTSEDGGSTARSIVYAHAKPVQPLSPSALIDRAHAGVFQVAMDEDFTFITCNEGYRRMLGYTAPEIETKLGNRALAIVHPDDMDYVNEEIRRQLGQGDTVLIEFRILRADGQPLWITGTGNVVRPKTGTPYLVVVIMDTDRFKRETLENAKELALLRHILDNAPVAIKCLSYDEYFTVKHLSGTFLSTIGYTPDEIRDRFDNRYINLVHPDDIAPAVATVQEKAQPGRVFDLCYRLRASDGRMLWLNTKTKLCEPDENGVSDFVSAVMEVEGPGALSEGLLLDNRYQTASQRWGDVLFNLYLDTGKVEFTDNYQDELGAPPCATISEQLALSPESDRDVIVACIEQATHGLVPPPIEMRIAPRGDQDYIWCSLSFNCAETSEGNPVTIFGRIKNIDAEKRERDELLHDSQTDPLCDVLNKITVERVVEETLRGAPSEAHFSFGIIDIDNFKSVNDTAGHLMGDQMLVTMATALKTLVSEQGVVGRIGGDEFMVLQPCDPDPRKQLEFGQRIIDTLAHAGTFDDEAVRLRTSVGLACYPEDGTSFYELFKHADAALYLAKERGKNRACVYRE; from the coding sequence TTGGGCGCGACAGCAGCAGTAACGCGAGAGGTTGCGCACGACGATCGTGCCATGCGCACCCGCTTCCACGAGCTCATCTCCACCGGCGAGCCGTTCGGCGTGTTGGCCTTCGGGGTCGACAACTTCGACCGCATCAACAATCTCTTCTCGTACGAATTCGGCGACCGCGTGCTCGAGAGCATCGCCGACCTGATGGCGGAACTCGCCTCCGACGGAGCCGAGACGTTCCGCTTTGACGGCGACTGCTTCGGAACGGTGGTGCCTTCCGTCGTTGACGCGGACGACCTCCAAACACTGTTCGACCGCACGTTGGCCGCCACATCCGCAGGCTTCACCATCGACAACGCCTCCATCGCGTTCGGAATCACCGGATGCGCATGCCTTTACCCCGCCAACGGTCGCAGTGCCGAAGAGCTGTTCCGCAACTTGCACATCGCGCTCATCGACGCGAAGCGAAGCGGTCGGTCCACGTGCACCACCTGCACGGACGCCCTCTGTGCCGCATCGCGCAAAACGCTGCTGCTGATGGAGACGCTGCAAGGGTGCATCGCCGACGATTACAAGGGATTCTCCGTGCTCTATCAGCCTTTCGTCGACACGCGCAGCGACGAGGTGCACGGCTGCGAGGCGCTCATGCGGTGGAACGACGAGCAGTTCCCCGAAGGCGTGAGGCCCTTCGAGTTCATTCCCTACCTCGAAGAGAGCGGGCTGATAACCGCCGTCACCACGTGGCTCATGGACGTGACGTTTGCGCAGGCGGCGCGTTGGATCGAGCACGACCCCGCCTTCATCATGAACATCAATTTGTCGAAGTACGTTCTCGACGACCCCGAATTCAAGTTCTGCATCCTGAAGGCGGCTAAGACCCACCAGGTCGATCCGCATAACATCATGCTCGAGCTCACAGAGAGCGGCATGATCACCGACGCGGCCGGGCTCGGCGACACGTTCGATTTCCTGCGCAGCCAAGGATTCGGCGTGGCATTCGACGACTTCGGCACGGGCTACGCCTCGCTCAACCTGTTTCGCGTCATTGCAGCCGACGAGCTGAAGATCGACCGCACCTTCCTCGACCGCATCACGTACGACGTGAACGATCAGCGCATCGTGTCGCACATTATCGACCTCAGCCACAGCATGAACCTCAGCGTATGCGTCGAGGGCGTCGAGACCGAAGAGGTGCTCGCCATCGTGCAATCCATGGGTGCCGACTACATACAAGGATTCTTCTACGACCGCCCGCTCGATGCGCAGACGTTCGAGCAACGCTACCTGCGAGGCGAGGCGCAGACCAGCGAGGACGGGGGATCGACAGCGCGCTCCATCGTCTACGCCCATGCGAAACCAGTGCAGCCGCTGTCCCCGAGCGCCCTCATCGATCGTGCGCACGCGGGCGTGTTCCAGGTGGCCATGGACGAGGACTTCACGTTCATCACCTGCAACGAGGGATACCGGCGCATGTTGGGATACACGGCTCCCGAGATCGAGACGAAGCTGGGAAACCGAGCGCTCGCCATCGTTCATCCTGACGACATGGATTACGTCAACGAAGAGATCCGTCGCCAGCTGGGCCAGGGCGACACCGTGCTCATCGAGTTCAGGATCCTGCGCGCCGACGGCCAACCGCTGTGGATCACCGGAACCGGGAACGTGGTAAGGCCGAAGACCGGCACGCCCTATCTCGTCGTGGTCATCATGGATACCGACCGCTTCAAACGCGAGACGCTCGAGAACGCCAAGGAGCTAGCGCTGCTGCGCCACATCCTGGACAACGCGCCCGTTGCCATCAAGTGCCTGAGCTACGACGAGTATTTCACCGTCAAGCATCTTTCGGGCACGTTCCTGTCCACCATCGGCTACACGCCCGACGAGATCCGCGACCGGTTCGACAACCGCTACATCAACCTCGTCCATCCCGACGATATCGCTCCGGCCGTTGCAACCGTGCAAGAGAAAGCGCAGCCGGGCCGCGTGTTCGATCTGTGCTACCGCCTGCGCGCCAGCGATGGGCGCATGCTGTGGCTCAACACGAAGACCAAACTGTGCGAGCCCGACGAGAACGGCGTGAGCGATTTCGTGTCGGCGGTCATGGAGGTGGAGGGACCGGGGGCGCTGAGCGAAGGGCTGCTGCTGGACAATCGCTATCAGACCGCGTCCCAACGATGGGGAGACGTGCTGTTCAACCTGTACCTCGATACGGGCAAGGTCGAATTCACCGACAATTACCAAGACGAGCTGGGAGCGCCGCCCTGCGCGACCATCTCCGAGCAGCTGGCGCTCTCCCCCGAAAGCGATCGAGACGTCATCGTCGCATGCATCGAGCAGGCGACCCACGGGCTCGTGCCGCCGCCTATCGAGATGCGCATCGCACCGCGTGGCGATCAGGACTATATATGGTGTTCGCTATCGTTCAATTGCGCGGAAACCTCGGAGGGCAACCCCGTCACCATCTTCGGGCGTATCAAGAACATCGACGCCGAGAAACGCGAGCGCGACGAGCTGCTGCACGATTCGCAGACCGATCCGCTCTGCGACGTGCTCAACAAGATCACCGTCGAGCGCGTGGTCGAGGAAACGCTGCGCGGCGCACCGTCCGAAGCACACTTCTCGTTCGGCATCATCGACATCGACAACTTCAAGTCCGTCAACGACACCGCCGGTCACCTCATGGGCGATCAGATGCTCGTCACCATGGCGACCGCACTCAAAACGCTCGTATCGGAGCAGGGCGTGGTGGGACGTATCGGCGGCGACGAGTTCATGGTGCTCCAACCGTGCGATCCGGATCCCCGGAAACAGCTTGAGTTCGGACAACGCATCATCGACACGCTCGCCCATGCAGGCACCTTCGACGACGAGGCCGTGCGCCTGCGCACGAGCGTGGGGCTTGCGTGCTACCCCGAAGACGGCACCAGCTTCTACGAGCTGTTCAAGCACGCCGATGCCGCGCTCTATCTGGCGAAGGAGCGCGGCAAGAACCGCGCGTGCGTGTACCGCGAATAG
- a CDS encoding twin-arginine translocase TatA/TatE family subunit codes for MRIFGMGMPELILIMVVVLIIFGPKNLPKLGGMLGRGVKKIRGRVEDDDVDAAQTA; via the coding sequence ATGAGGATATTCGGAATGGGCATGCCTGAGCTCATACTTATCATGGTGGTGGTGCTCATCATCTTCGGGCCGAAGAACCTTCCGAAGCTCGGCGGCATGCTGGGGCGCGGCGTCAAGAAGATCCGCGGCCGCGTCGAAGACGACGATGTTGACGCCGCCCAAACCGCCTAA
- a CDS encoding TetR/AcrR family transcriptional regulator → MTQRQTDGERSMGLRERKRRATRAAIERSAIALVGELGYDSVTVALICERADVSQGTFFNYFPTKDAAIAGLGVHDLDAAQVHAAFDRLMPCSMFHATLSLFLEVVGSFDWESDIAAQRVALVKDTPALMRLFLDNTFGFVSDFREIVGTYLEAHPSARACPAILSVTEEANIVVAEALEAAKFALYRVSDDPASGLPEADDVEAVIRRIVG, encoded by the coding sequence ATGACGCAACGACAGACGGATGGCGAGCGATCCATGGGACTGCGCGAGCGCAAGCGCCGCGCAACGCGCGCGGCTATCGAGCGCTCGGCCATCGCGCTGGTGGGTGAGTTGGGCTACGACAGCGTCACCGTGGCGCTCATCTGCGAGCGCGCGGACGTGTCGCAGGGAACCTTCTTCAACTATTTCCCCACGAAGGACGCCGCCATCGCAGGGCTCGGCGTGCACGATCTCGACGCCGCCCAGGTGCATGCGGCGTTCGACCGGCTCATGCCGTGTTCGATGTTCCATGCTACGCTGTCGCTGTTTCTCGAAGTGGTAGGCTCGTTCGATTGGGAAAGCGACATCGCCGCGCAGCGGGTTGCGCTCGTGAAAGACACGCCCGCCCTCATGCGCCTGTTCCTGGACAACACCTTCGGCTTCGTCAGCGACTTTCGCGAGATCGTCGGCACGTACCTCGAGGCGCACCCCTCTGCGCGCGCATGCCCGGCTATCTTGAGCGTGACCGAGGAGGCGAACATCGTCGTGGCCGAGGCGCTTGAGGCGGCGAAGTTCGCCCTGTACCGCGTGTCCGACGATCCGGCGTCGGGGCTGCCCGAGGCCGACGACGTAGAAGCGGTGATCAGGCGCATTGTGGGATAG
- the purE gene encoding 5-(carboxyamino)imidazole ribonucleotide mutase, with the protein MSCEQKNPVIGIIMGSESDMPAMEPCMKQLDEFGVPYEVKVASAHRKPAEVHEWASTAHERGIRVIVAAAGKAAHLGGVVAAYTPNPVITVPMKTSDLGGLDSLLSMVQMPSGVPVACVAINGAKNAAILAVQILGTGCDGARQKIIDFKQGMAEA; encoded by the coding sequence ATGTCCTGCGAACAGAAGAACCCCGTCATAGGCATCATCATGGGCTCCGAGAGCGACATGCCCGCCATGGAACCCTGCATGAAGCAGCTCGATGAGTTCGGCGTGCCGTACGAGGTGAAAGTGGCCAGCGCGCATCGCAAGCCGGCCGAAGTGCACGAGTGGGCCTCGACGGCGCACGAGCGCGGGATCCGCGTGATCGTGGCGGCGGCGGGCAAGGCCGCGCACCTGGGCGGCGTCGTGGCGGCGTACACCCCCAACCCCGTGATCACCGTGCCGATGAAGACGAGTGACCTGGGCGGCCTCGACTCGCTGCTGTCCATGGTGCAGATGCCCTCCGGCGTTCCGGTGGCCTGCGTCGCCATCAACGGCGCGAAGAACGCGGCCATCCTGGCCGTGCAGATCCTCGGTACCGGCTGCGACGGCGCTCGCCAGAAGATCATCGACTTCAAGCAGGGTATGGCCGAGGCCTAA